One region of Chitinivorax sp. B genomic DNA includes:
- a CDS encoding Crp/Fnr family transcriptional regulator produces the protein MSRSKIDLHGILSNLPLFKELAHNEITDFVHATREIRAERGTVLFQKGDPATGLWVIVYGQVKLAFPSPSGAEKVLQIFGPGQSFGEAVMFLERPAPVYAEALVDSLILHLNKQAVFDALSQDPTFARRLLAGLSMRLHQLVHDVESYSLRSAAQRVIGYLLQCDHDETATEITITLPATKNVIASRLSLTPETLSRIFAQLTHEQLIDVNGRDITIRDVPKLRAYQ, from the coding sequence ATGAGCCGCAGCAAGATCGATCTGCACGGCATATTGTCGAATTTGCCGCTGTTCAAAGAGCTGGCCCACAACGAAATTACTGATTTTGTCCATGCAACACGCGAAATTCGTGCAGAGCGGGGTACGGTGTTGTTCCAAAAAGGGGACCCGGCAACCGGCCTATGGGTGATCGTGTATGGCCAGGTGAAACTTGCATTTCCGTCTCCCAGCGGGGCGGAGAAGGTATTGCAGATATTTGGTCCGGGACAAAGCTTTGGCGAAGCGGTGATGTTTCTGGAGCGACCGGCGCCAGTCTATGCCGAAGCACTGGTGGATAGCCTGATACTGCACCTGAACAAACAGGCGGTATTCGATGCGTTGTCGCAAGACCCGACCTTTGCACGACGCTTGTTGGCCGGCTTGTCGATGCGGCTGCATCAATTGGTACACGATGTGGAGTCATATAGTCTACGGTCCGCGGCGCAACGCGTGATTGGTTATCTGCTGCAATGCGACCACGATGAAACCGCCACCGAAATCACCATTACGCTGCCTGCCACCAAAAATGTGATTGCCTCGCGCTTGAGCCTGACACCTGAAACCCTGTCACGCATTTTTGCGCAGCTGACCCATGAACAACTGATCGACGTCAATGGCCGTGACATTACCATCCGTGATGTGCCTAAGTTACGGGCATATCAGTAG
- a CDS encoding hemerythrin domain-containing protein: MSKSGNTLLSEIPTLDEPLAMLAACHGRVRAFCNTLLRLADYLPEHGADQQAQQAARNILRYFDVAAPKHHADEEQDLFPALMYALADRDDPDAAALRTTIASLLAEHVELHGLWLQLRTPLIQIATGKSAVLPMATTFASRYQAHADQEEAEVFQAAELLLDAEMIEQISGAMTTRRRD, encoded by the coding sequence ATGAGCAAGTCAGGTAATACATTGCTGAGCGAAATCCCCACATTGGATGAGCCGTTGGCAATGTTGGCGGCCTGTCACGGCAGGGTCAGGGCATTTTGCAACACTTTGCTTCGGTTGGCTGACTACTTGCCGGAGCATGGGGCAGATCAACAAGCTCAACAAGCTGCACGCAATATCCTGCGCTATTTTGATGTGGCTGCCCCTAAGCACCATGCAGATGAAGAGCAGGACTTGTTCCCTGCTTTGATGTATGCCCTTGCTGATCGCGACGACCCTGACGCGGCTGCGTTGCGCACGACGATTGCGAGCCTGTTGGCCGAGCATGTCGAATTGCATGGTTTATGGCTGCAATTGCGCACACCGTTAATACAAATTGCAACTGGCAAATCTGCAGTTTTGCCAATGGCCACTACCTTTGCCAGCCGTTATCAGGCTCATGCTGATCAGGAAGAGGCTGAGGTATTTCAGGCTGCTGAATTGTTACTGGATGCAGAAATGATAGAACAGATTTCGGGTGCCATGACCACCCGTCGGCGCGATTGA
- a CDS encoding response regulator transcription factor translates to MSKPIRILLVDDHTLFRSGIKALLSRQPEFEIVGEASDGVEGVKRAVVLRPDVVLLDLNMPGLSGIEAVQLIVQDAPDTAVIMLTVSEDADDLARALKAGARGYLLKNIDADYLKQAIQRAAAGEAVMAEAMTSKLMQQFRTLSSQPVVVTEKEKLTPREREILLFLARGESNKEIARELNVAESTVKIHVQNILKKLNLTSRVQAAVYAVEHGLNLSSGANG, encoded by the coding sequence ATGAGCAAACCGATTCGTATTCTGCTGGTCGATGACCATACCTTGTTCCGCAGTGGTATCAAGGCACTACTATCTCGCCAGCCGGAATTTGAAATTGTCGGCGAGGCATCGGACGGGGTCGAGGGGGTGAAACGTGCTGTCGTACTTCGGCCGGATGTTGTGTTGCTCGATTTGAACATGCCCGGCTTGTCCGGTATTGAGGCGGTACAATTGATTGTGCAGGATGCACCGGATACGGCTGTGATCATGTTGACGGTATCGGAGGATGCCGATGACCTGGCTCGCGCATTGAAGGCGGGTGCACGGGGCTATCTATTGAAGAATATTGATGCCGATTATTTGAAACAGGCCATTCAACGCGCTGCAGCGGGTGAAGCGGTGATGGCTGAGGCGATGACCAGTAAGCTGATGCAGCAGTTCCGTACATTGTCTTCGCAGCCGGTGGTAGTGACGGAGAAGGAAAAACTGACACCTCGCGAGCGAGAGATACTGTTGTTTCTGGCTCGCGGTGAAAGCAACAAGGAGATTGCCCGTGAGTTGAATGTAGCGGAGAGTACCGTCAAGATCCACGTACAGAACATCTTGAAAAAGCTCAATCTGACCAGCCGTGTACAGGCTGCTGTATATGCGGTGGAGCACGGTTTGAACCTGAGTAGTGGAGCCAATGGATGA
- a CDS encoding nitronate monooxygenase family protein has translation MLAWLPKLGLPTLTIKGRSLLPIVQGGMGVGISAHRLAGSVAGCGAVGTIASVDLRHHHPDLLLRSKGCRDPQQLNQLNLEALDREVRMALTESCGNGMVAVNVMKAVDAHADYVRQACESGAHAVVMGAGLPLDLPEMTADHPHVARIPILSDVRGVAIVLKKWLRKQVLPDAVVIEHPQWAGGHLGAAHKEDVMDSRFNFETVLEGIGNLLRELGIERERIPFICAGGIYRHQQVRDLLGRGAAGVQLGTAFAVTEESDAHPNFKKVLVEAKQEEIVEFMSVAGLPARGVATPWLKNYLRRESHLQAKAKCDTERCTQGLHCLTACGLRDGLSRFGQFCIDTQLAAALRGDVSKGLFFRGAAPLPFGDKVRSVRELIEYLLTGCDPQPAT, from the coding sequence ATGCTCGCCTGGTTACCCAAGCTTGGCCTACCTACGCTGACCATCAAAGGACGGTCCCTGTTACCCATTGTTCAGGGAGGGATGGGCGTGGGCATTTCCGCTCATCGACTGGCTGGCAGCGTGGCGGGGTGTGGTGCGGTTGGCACCATCGCCAGTGTCGATCTGCGTCATCATCATCCCGACTTGTTGTTGCGAAGCAAAGGATGCCGCGATCCGCAGCAACTCAATCAACTGAATCTGGAAGCGCTTGACCGCGAGGTCAGGATGGCGCTTACCGAATCGTGTGGGAACGGTATGGTGGCTGTGAATGTGATGAAAGCCGTCGATGCTCACGCCGATTATGTTCGCCAGGCATGTGAAAGTGGGGCGCATGCTGTGGTGATGGGGGCTGGCCTGCCGCTTGATCTACCGGAAATGACTGCTGATCACCCACATGTGGCCCGTATCCCCATTTTGTCTGACGTCCGCGGGGTGGCCATCGTGCTCAAGAAGTGGCTGCGCAAGCAAGTGTTGCCTGATGCCGTGGTGATTGAACATCCACAATGGGCGGGCGGCCATTTAGGGGCAGCACACAAAGAAGATGTCATGGACAGCCGCTTCAATTTTGAAACCGTGCTGGAAGGTATCGGCAACCTACTGCGCGAATTGGGTATCGAGCGCGAGCGTATTCCCTTCATTTGCGCAGGTGGTATTTACCGCCATCAACAGGTACGCGATCTGCTGGGAAGAGGTGCCGCCGGGGTGCAACTGGGCACAGCCTTTGCTGTCACAGAGGAGAGCGATGCCCACCCGAATTTCAAGAAAGTTCTGGTAGAAGCCAAACAGGAAGAAATCGTCGAATTCATGAGTGTGGCCGGCTTGCCTGCACGCGGTGTGGCAACACCATGGCTGAAAAACTATTTGCGGCGAGAAAGTCATTTGCAAGCTAAAGCCAAGTGCGATACTGAAAGATGTACCCAAGGCCTGCATTGTTTGACCGCCTGCGGGTTGCGTGATGGATTGAGCCGATTCGGCCAGTTCTGCATCGATACACAACTGGCTGCAGCTTTGCGAGGCGACGTCAGTAAGGGCCTGTTTTTCCGTGGAGCAGCGCCCCTGCCTTTTGGCGACAAGGTTCGGTCGGTGAGGGAATTGATTGAGTACCTGCTGACTGGGTGTGATCCCCAGCCGGCAACCTAG
- a CDS encoding hemolysin III family protein produces the protein MYHGERLNSITHLVGAVFSVAGMAILLTLAAQQGDIWKLVSFSVYGSMLVLLYSFSTLYHSLQGPPKAIFQKLDHAAIYLLIAGTYTPFTLITLRGPWGWALFGANWGLALIGIVQELWLGKRTRILSLVIYFIMGWMVLVAIKPLTAALPTGGLVWLTLGGLLYTVGIVFYALDDRMRHAHGIWHLFVLGGSVCQYLCILFYLA, from the coding sequence ATGTACCACGGAGAACGCCTGAATAGCATCACCCATCTGGTTGGCGCGGTATTCAGTGTTGCTGGCATGGCCATTTTGCTGACACTTGCCGCGCAACAAGGCGATATCTGGAAACTGGTCAGTTTCAGTGTGTACGGCAGCATGCTGGTGCTGCTCTACAGCTTTTCGACGCTGTATCACAGTCTTCAAGGGCCGCCCAAGGCTATCTTCCAGAAACTGGATCATGCTGCCATCTATTTGCTGATTGCTGGCACCTATACTCCGTTTACCTTGATCACTTTACGTGGCCCGTGGGGCTGGGCACTGTTTGGTGCCAACTGGGGCTTGGCATTGATCGGCATTGTGCAGGAACTGTGGTTGGGCAAGCGAACTCGCATTCTGTCGCTGGTGATCTATTTCATCATGGGCTGGATGGTACTGGTCGCAATCAAGCCACTGACAGCAGCATTGCCCACAGGCGGCTTGGTGTGGCTGACACTGGGTGGGCTGCTTTACACGGTCGGCATCGTTTTTTATGCACTGGATGATCGCATGCGCCATGCCCATGGTATCTGGCACCTTTTTGTACTGGGTGGCAGTGTGTGCCAGTATTTATGCATTCTCTTTTACTTGGCGTGA
- a CDS encoding DUF2249 domain-containing protein translates to MSRERFLDVAWLEPPEPMERSLTELESLTRDEVLVMRIHRQPYMLFNMLRQQGYTYSCEPTPDGLFQVRITLPVASPD, encoded by the coding sequence ATGAGCCGTGAGCGTTTTCTGGATGTAGCTTGGCTGGAGCCGCCTGAGCCAATGGAGCGTTCACTGACCGAGCTTGAGAGCTTGACCCGTGATGAAGTCCTGGTCATGCGTATCCATCGTCAACCTTATATGCTGTTCAATATGCTGCGTCAGCAAGGCTATACCTATTCGTGTGAGCCTACCCCAGATGGCTTGTTTCAGGTACGTATCACTTTACCTGTAGCCTCGCCTGACTAG
- a CDS encoding type IV pili methyl-accepting chemotaxis transducer N-terminal domain-containing protein has protein sequence MMNVPELLPARRRLTVKIVGLLMAFMVLALCAVGSTLLLSWQLEGGSAAINDAGSLRMRSYRVLELVSRARMTEDAKQLQQRIATEISVIDAIFRTLHAGDPIRPLFVPGTEPVLKQLAVTYDTWRSQIRPALIADDLSLPQLRDQIERFVEHIDNEVHLIEHENSRRTTFLRASQMGLIALGVASTVCVIYLMFLIIIRPVNRLQSGIQAMANGDLGVRVPVESQDEFGQLTDGFNQMAARLQDVYSTLERRVEEKTLSLAEKNRELESLYEMTTFLNRPGSVEELCRGFLQRVMRIFSADGGMVRVADPANSNLHVVIHEGLSKELVGQEHCLNIGDCLCGEAARDGVSAIHDMRKVQLSNRDINCKKDGFVTVSIFQVMSRHQPIGQFNLHFRQPYAFSPQEIQLLETVGQHLGVAIDNRRMAARERELAISRERNLMAQGLHDSIAQGLTFLNLQAQVLEEGIKRHDWAEVSDTMPLIRAGIQESYEDVRELLLNFRTKLGQETLQDAIRITLEKFQRQTGVITDFLQDGFGAPLPPEHQLQLLFIVQEALSNIRKHAKAQHVTVQLNDAQDLELIIHDDGCGFDPDVVKAKGESHVGLSIMRERAQRIGALLELNTRLGQGVTWRVWLSREQRMAA, from the coding sequence ATGATGAACGTACCTGAATTGTTGCCTGCGCGACGGCGGTTGACAGTAAAGATTGTCGGTCTGTTGATGGCATTCATGGTGCTGGCACTTTGCGCAGTTGGGTCAACCTTACTGTTGTCCTGGCAGCTGGAAGGTGGCTCAGCTGCGATCAACGATGCTGGCAGTCTTCGTATGCGTTCTTACCGGGTATTGGAACTGGTATCGCGTGCCCGGATGACTGAAGATGCCAAGCAATTGCAGCAGCGTATTGCCACCGAGATTTCGGTGATCGACGCCATCTTCAGGACTTTGCATGCTGGTGACCCGATCCGTCCACTGTTTGTACCGGGTACAGAGCCGGTCTTGAAGCAATTGGCCGTGACCTATGACACGTGGCGTTCGCAGATTCGGCCTGCATTGATTGCAGATGATTTGTCGCTACCTCAGTTACGGGATCAGATTGAACGGTTTGTTGAGCATATCGACAATGAAGTGCACCTGATCGAGCATGAGAACTCGCGTCGTACCACCTTTTTGCGTGCATCGCAGATGGGGTTGATTGCCCTGGGGGTAGCCAGTACGGTCTGTGTCATCTATCTGATGTTTCTGATCATCATTCGCCCCGTCAATCGTTTGCAGTCGGGTATTCAGGCCATGGCTAATGGCGATTTAGGTGTGCGTGTGCCGGTGGAAAGTCAGGATGAGTTTGGTCAATTGACCGATGGATTCAACCAAATGGCCGCTCGCTTGCAGGATGTGTACAGCACGCTGGAGCGGCGCGTCGAGGAAAAAACACTGTCACTGGCCGAGAAAAATCGCGAGCTGGAAAGTCTTTACGAAATGACAACCTTCCTCAACCGTCCAGGAAGCGTGGAGGAATTGTGCCGTGGTTTTTTGCAGCGGGTGATGCGCATTTTCAGTGCTGATGGCGGGATGGTCAGGGTGGCGGACCCGGCCAATAGCAATTTGCATGTGGTGATTCATGAAGGTTTGTCAAAGGAGCTGGTTGGTCAGGAGCATTGTTTGAACATTGGTGATTGCCTATGTGGGGAGGCGGCCAGGGATGGTGTGTCGGCTATACATGACATGCGTAAGGTGCAACTGTCCAATCGCGACATCAATTGCAAAAAGGATGGTTTTGTTACGGTTTCCATTTTTCAAGTGATGAGCCGTCATCAGCCAATCGGGCAGTTCAACCTACATTTTCGTCAACCCTATGCGTTTTCCCCGCAGGAAATCCAATTATTGGAAACCGTGGGTCAGCATTTGGGTGTAGCGATTGATAATCGTCGTATGGCTGCCCGTGAACGTGAATTGGCGATATCGCGTGAACGTAATCTGATGGCTCAAGGCTTGCATGACAGTATTGCGCAGGGACTGACTTTCCTGAATCTACAAGCGCAAGTGCTGGAAGAAGGTATCAAACGGCATGACTGGGCGGAAGTAAGCGACACGATGCCATTGATTCGCGCTGGTATTCAGGAAAGCTACGAGGATGTGCGTGAGCTGCTGTTGAATTTCCGGACCAAGTTGGGACAGGAAACCTTACAGGATGCGATTCGTATTACGCTGGAGAAATTCCAGCGACAAACTGGTGTCATTACTGATTTTCTGCAAGACGGTTTTGGGGCACCTTTGCCGCCGGAACATCAGTTACAGCTGCTGTTCATCGTACAGGAGGCACTATCCAATATCCGCAAGCACGCCAAGGCGCAGCATGTGACCGTTCAGTTGAATGATGCACAGGATCTGGAATTGATCATCCACGACGATGGATGTGGTTTCGATCCGGATGTGGTCAAGGCCAAAGGTGAGTCTCATGTAGGGCTCAGCATCATGCGGGAGCGGGCACAACGGATAGGCGCATTGTTGGAACTGAATACTCGGTTGGGGCAAGGGGTCACTTGGCGGGTATGGCTGTCACGAGAACAGCGTATGGCTGCTTGA
- a CDS encoding FAD-dependent oxidoreductase produces the protein MADESMEVAVVGGGVSGVYSAWRLKQANPSQKIVVFEMSDHIGGRLLSVRPPDVPHMVAELGGMRILPAVQPLITKLIDVLNNQLPADQQITTYDFPVDKPQNIAYLRGVYLRLSDFTSEPDKVPYQLSFLDRGETAGGIIVNAIEQIVPGITSPDLTEEQRRQMVQEATFEGEPLYQQGFWNVLMRVINGEAYQLALDAGGYDTTLTNWNAADAIPWYLSDFGVDPQYKGFTNGFQEVPKSVANLFTQAGGEIRLETTVSNVNWVDGAFEFFAGAQKIRAKTLILAMPRRSIDILAQSSPLLTEFKSLTSTVTPRPLFKLFTTYKSPWWRNAGYTQTLPDGTSVYLPVEAGRTVTDLPVRQVYYWPKDDGQPAEQGPSMLLASYDDGNNTGFWDGLRPQRHLPKSAGQHVAKVAAPFLGTHYHLRNEMEWFQYQAPVKMVTEVTSQLSTVHGLIYTPEVANAAFRDWGDDPFGGGWNSWNIGVKSWEVKERIIKPLDQLPLYICGEAYSDAQGWVEGALQTADMLLAKFGIAPL, from the coding sequence ATGGCCGACGAAAGCATGGAAGTTGCGGTAGTAGGTGGCGGGGTATCAGGTGTCTATAGTGCGTGGCGGCTGAAGCAGGCCAACCCAAGCCAGAAGATTGTAGTATTTGAAATGAGCGACCACATCGGTGGGCGGCTGTTGTCAGTGCGTCCTCCAGATGTGCCGCACATGGTTGCCGAGCTGGGCGGCATGCGTATTTTGCCGGCGGTACAACCGTTGATCACCAAGCTGATCGACGTGTTGAACAATCAACTACCCGCAGATCAGCAAATCACCACTTATGATTTTCCTGTCGACAAGCCGCAGAACATTGCCTATCTGCGCGGTGTGTACCTGCGTTTGTCCGATTTTACGAGTGAGCCGGACAAGGTGCCGTACCAGTTATCCTTCCTGGATCGAGGTGAAACAGCAGGCGGTATTATCGTGAATGCGATCGAACAGATCGTACCGGGTATTACGTCGCCAGATCTGACGGAAGAACAGCGCCGACAAATGGTGCAGGAGGCTACTTTTGAAGGTGAGCCACTCTACCAGCAAGGTTTCTGGAATGTGCTGATGCGGGTGATCAATGGCGAAGCTTATCAACTGGCGCTTGATGCTGGTGGATATGACACCACCTTGACCAACTGGAATGCTGCGGATGCCATCCCCTGGTATTTGTCCGATTTCGGTGTAGACCCGCAATACAAAGGTTTTACCAATGGATTTCAGGAGGTACCGAAGTCTGTTGCCAATCTATTTACTCAAGCCGGTGGTGAAATTCGCCTGGAAACAACGGTTTCGAATGTGAACTGGGTAGATGGTGCATTCGAATTCTTCGCCGGGGCTCAAAAAATTCGTGCCAAGACGCTGATTCTGGCGATGCCACGCCGCTCGATCGACATACTCGCGCAAAGCAGCCCATTATTGACCGAATTCAAGAGTTTGACCTCCACGGTGACGCCTCGGCCATTGTTCAAATTGTTCACGACTTATAAAAGCCCATGGTGGCGTAATGCCGGCTACACGCAGACTCTGCCGGATGGCACATCAGTGTATCTACCGGTGGAAGCGGGCCGGACGGTGACTGATTTGCCGGTACGTCAGGTCTATTACTGGCCCAAGGACGACGGCCAGCCCGCAGAGCAAGGCCCTTCCATGTTGTTGGCTAGCTATGATGATGGCAACAACACAGGTTTTTGGGACGGTCTACGGCCGCAACGTCACCTGCCGAAATCGGCAGGTCAGCATGTTGCCAAAGTGGCAGCCCCATTCTTGGGCACCCACTATCACCTGCGCAATGAAATGGAGTGGTTCCAGTACCAGGCGCCGGTGAAAATGGTGACGGAAGTGACCAGTCAATTGTCCACCGTACACGGATTGATCTATACCCCGGAAGTTGCCAATGCCGCCTTCCGTGACTGGGGTGATGACCCGTTTGGCGGTGGCTGGAACAGCTGGAACATTGGCGTGAAGAGTTGGGAGGTGAAAGAGCGGATCATCAAACCGTTGGATCAGCTTCCCTTGTATATCTGCGGTGAGGCCTATTCCGATGCTCAAGGATGGGTTGAGGGGGCACTGCAGACTGCAGACATGCTGCTGGCGAAATTTGGAATTGCACCGTTATAA
- a CDS encoding hemerythrin domain-containing protein — MMSIRDYLSADHQRCDDFFHHAELAASTGQWPACIKQMTAFQQALLHHLQLEEESLFPAFEAATGVQHGPTQVMRMEHQDMRGLVSDLLLSAQQQDMDGFLGLADTLQIMMQQHNLKEENVLYPAADRALAADAGELMATWSTRVCV; from the coding sequence ATGATGAGCATCCGCGACTATCTTTCGGCCGATCACCAACGTTGTGACGATTTTTTCCACCATGCGGAGTTGGCAGCCAGTACGGGACAATGGCCTGCCTGTATCAAACAAATGACAGCCTTTCAGCAGGCTTTATTGCATCATCTTCAGCTTGAGGAAGAGAGTCTGTTTCCAGCATTCGAAGCGGCGACAGGGGTGCAACATGGCCCAACTCAGGTGATGCGCATGGAGCATCAGGATATGCGCGGCTTGGTGTCGGATTTGCTGCTATCAGCGCAACAACAAGATATGGATGGTTTCCTGGGATTGGCTGATACCCTTCAAATCATGATGCAGCAACACAATCTGAAGGAGGAAAATGTATTGTACCCGGCTGCGGATCGGGCGCTTGCAGCCGATGCTGGTGAATTGATGGCTACGTGGTCGACAAGAGTATGCGTATGA
- a CDS encoding transporter substrate-binding domain-containing protein — protein MRWVMLVFSLLAGLPVAGESLLVVRGDGDYPPYESIRGGKLSGSNIELVQAAAAEAGYQLEIRSVAWTRALEMVRLGLADAVTFVSKTVEREAYILYLPDNILTPITFGLFGKAGGNWPKEWGGDLTRLKGLRIGTLRNYAYPEVFRQADFLNRFESPGDNTLLLKNLLAGRVDLVISDINEFRFAVSQGKVHDQVVELQPAFPSTTAYLGFSKARGGEAASRIAAAMATLRRRGDYQQILQRHQNP, from the coding sequence ATGCGATGGGTAATGCTGGTGTTTTCCTTGCTGGCGGGATTGCCTGTGGCCGGGGAAAGCTTGCTGGTGGTACGTGGAGATGGCGATTATCCACCCTATGAAAGTATCCGGGGTGGCAAATTGTCAGGCAGTAATATTGAGCTGGTCCAAGCTGCGGCGGCAGAGGCAGGCTATCAGCTGGAGATCCGCTCGGTTGCGTGGACCCGTGCCTTGGAGATGGTCAGGCTGGGGCTGGCCGATGCCGTGACCTTTGTAAGCAAGACGGTGGAGCGTGAGGCTTACATTCTTTACCTACCAGACAATATCTTGACGCCGATTACTTTTGGTCTCTTTGGCAAGGCTGGTGGTAACTGGCCCAAGGAGTGGGGTGGTGATCTGACCAGATTGAAAGGTTTGCGTATTGGCACATTACGTAACTACGCCTATCCGGAAGTATTTCGTCAGGCTGATTTCTTGAATCGTTTCGAAAGCCCTGGCGACAATACACTTTTACTGAAAAATCTATTGGCCGGGCGTGTGGATCTGGTGATATCGGATATCAACGAGTTTCGCTTTGCTGTCAGTCAGGGCAAGGTGCATGACCAAGTGGTGGAATTACAGCCAGCCTTTCCCAGTACGACGGCTTACCTAGGTTTCTCGAAGGCTCGTGGTGGTGAAGCCGCCAGCCGTATTGCTGCTGCCATGGCAACACTGAGGCGACGTGGCGACTATCAACAGATTCTGCAGCGCCATCAGAACCCTTGA